The genomic segment GTGGGTGTCCGATCAATATGATACCTGATGCGCGCGCCAAAGGGTCGGGGGCATCGATCAGGTTAGGTGAGTCATGGTTGCCGGCGATCGCGATGACGGGGCGCATGCCGTTTTTCGCCAGCCTTTTGATGGTCCTGTAGAAGAGTTCAATGGCCTCAACGCCCGGGTTGAATGCGTCAAAAAGATCACCGGCGATAATAATAAGATCGGCATCCTGCTCGTCAGCCAGCCGAATGATTTCTTCCATCACTGCAATCTGCTCATCCATCCGCGAAAAGCTGTCCAGTCGTTTCCCTAAATGCCAGTCGGCGGTATGCAATATTTTCATGATGTCGATTGATATTAGCGTCAATAATACAAACTAAGATAAATTTGGTCTGATATGCAATAAAATTTGCATATCAGACCAGTTTAACCCATCGTGAAGACGTCCTATCTGCGCTTTTGTCCATGGTATAACAGGTATGGGTAAAATGTTAAAAGTTGTTAAATGCGATGTCTAAAAATCATTAAATTGTATTTTTAATGCTCCAAATTAAGCTAAATAATCGTAGACGAAATTAGTATTATGTATAAGTTTTATTTCTTTTTGTGCGTTTTAACTATGTTTTTCAGCTCGTTAGGCGCACAGGAAATACAGGCGATACGGGGCGAAACTGCGTATCCATTTCTACTGAAAAATGTCAATTCAGCTGAGAATCTGGAAAAACAGCCACTTTTCGTATTTCTTCATGGAAGGAGCTTGTCGGGAAGCAATCTCGACCGGGTAAAACGCTATGGCGTTCTCTATGCTATAAACAAGGGGCAAGAGGTCCCCGGTATCGTTGTGGCTCCCCAGTCGCGAGGAGGCTGGGATCCGGACAAGGTGATCGAAATAGTGGATTATGCCATTGAGCATTATAATGCTGACCCAGAGCGTATTTATGTCTGCGGTATGAGCATGGGAGGTTACGGCACCATGGATGTGGCGGGAAAATATCCTGAACGAATTGCTGCGGCTGTGGCTATCTGTGGCGGCGGATCCAGTCAGTATGCAGTCAACTTAACACAGGTGCCAATCTGGCTACATCATGGCACTGCTGACCGGGCGGTCCCTATTTCTGAATCGCGTAAGATCATGAATGCAATAAAGAAAGCAGATCCGGATGCTGAGGTTAGTCTGAATGTCATCAAAGGTGGTACACATGGTAGTGTGGAACGTCTATTTCACGATGATGCGATTTATAATTGGATGTTAAAATTCAGAAAAAAACATAAGTCTTAATGCGCTGAGGTGGGATGAAAATTTAGTGCTATGAGGCTGGCCATAAAAAAATCCTGATGAATTCGTTCATCAGGATTTTTTTATGCTATCCTTCATCTGCATGGACTGCCTGTTTCTTTTGATAATGCGCCATCAAAATGTTTGGCTGATGAATCAGACGGCTCTTGGCCAAATATTCATCGTTATCTGCATAGATAAACAACAGTGTCCCGTCCTTGATAGTATTGATGATGGGGCCGGCATATTCTCTGGGCACTGCCGGACAACCGTAGCTTTTACCCAGTCTGCCAAGGCTTGCAATGGTGCCTGTACTACAGTAATCTGCACCGTGCATCACTACGTAGCGTGCTTTGGCATTGTCATTTATCCCTTCTTCCAGACCATTTAATACCAAAGAGTAGCCATTTTCACCATCATAAGTATTTTCTGTCACAAAAAAGCCTAAAGAACTTTTTAGCGATTCCTGCTGATTTGAAAAATCCACGGCATAATTTTCGCCGCTGTTCTTACCGTGCGATACCAAGGTATGGAACAGCACCTTTTTGTTTTTTAAATCGAGTACAACGAGCCTTTTTTCGGTAGAAGCCAAGGAAAAATCGATGACTGTCATAATATCTTTATTATGTGCTGGAATTTCCTTTCTGCCTTCCATTGCCTGTCGGAATGCCTCATATTTTAATACAGGGCTTAGGTTCATTTCGTCATATAGCGAATCTACTTCTGTTCGCTGACGTTCGACATTGACATGATAAATATTGGTTTGTTGATCTGTTGTTTTTAACTCTTCTTTTGAAGACAAGGCTGTATTGAGTGCCATCAAAAGAAACATAAACGTATTTCC from the Sphingobacterium thalpophilum genome contains:
- a CDS encoding murein L,D-transpeptidase catalytic domain family protein translates to MGNTFMFLLMALNTALSSKEELKTTDQQTNIYHVNVERQRTEVDSLYDEMNLSPVLKYEAFRQAMEGRKEIPAHNKDIMTVIDFSLASTEKRLVVLDLKNKKVLFHTLVSHGKNSGENYAVDFSNQQESLKSSLGFFVTENTYDGENGYSLVLNGLEEGINDNAKARYVVMHGADYCSTGTIASLGRLGKSYGCPAVPREYAGPIINTIKDGTLLFIYADNDEYLAKSRLIHQPNILMAHYQKKQAVHADEG
- a CDS encoding carboxylesterase family protein, translated to MFFSSLGAQEIQAIRGETAYPFLLKNVNSAENLEKQPLFVFLHGRSLSGSNLDRVKRYGVLYAINKGQEVPGIVVAPQSRGGWDPDKVIEIVDYAIEHYNADPERIYVCGMSMGGYGTMDVAGKYPERIAAAVAICGGGSSQYAVNLTQVPIWLHHGTADRAVPISESRKIMNAIKKADPDAEVSLNVIKGGTHGSVERLFHDDAIYNWMLKFRKKHKS